One Vigna unguiculata cultivar IT97K-499-35 chromosome 11, ASM411807v1, whole genome shotgun sequence DNA window includes the following coding sequences:
- the LOC114169009 gene encoding uncharacterized protein LOC114169009: MAKEFFTGSATGRSSDEVSFADIVFESWDSFDSNKDDDVGENNNNNNDDDSVCASSEKCKAFWEEKDQLLKGILFRTSSCEKKVREATKEVVREMNDSVMVCSCQLQVVAKSCRNCMLRELCDRLLNLGYNCAICKSKWRSSSEIISGEHTYLEVRDDLSKSKREVKVVIELSFRGEFEMACASEEYKQLIKRLPEVFVGKAERLRALVKIMCSAAKRCMKEKKMHIGPWRKHKYMQAKWFGSCESSTMEPLLVMNFATRRPKPKTSMLTFDLLLDNIQGLHCTTVEVV, from the exons ATGGCCAAAGAATTCTTCACCGGTTCGGCCACTGGCCGGAGCTCCGACGAAGTGAGTTTTGCGGATATAGTTTTTGAGAGCTGGGATTCATTCGATTCCAATAAAGACGACGATGTTGGtgagaacaacaacaacaacaacgatGATGATTCTGTCTGTGCTTCATCAGAAAAGTGTAAGGCCTTTTGGGAGGAAAAAGATCAGCTTCTTAAG GGAATTTTGTTCAGGACTAGTTCATGTGAGAAAAAAGTTAGAGAAGCAACGAAGGAGGTTGTGAGAGAAATGAATGATTCTGTGATGGTGTGTAGTTGCCAGCTGCAAGTGGTGGCTAAGAGTTGCAGGAACTGCATGCTGAGAGAACTGTGTGATCGATTGTTGAACCTTGGCTACAACTGTGCCATTTGCAAGTCTAAATGGAGGAGTTCATCAGAAATCATATCAG GGGAGCACACATATTTGGAAGTGAGAGATGATTTATCAAAGAGCAAAAGAGAAGTGAAAGTGGTGATTGAACTGAGCTTTAGGGGTGAATTCGAGATGGCATGTGCGAGTGAAGAATACAAGCAATTGATTAAGCGATTGCCAGAAGTGTTTGTGGGGAAAGCAGAGAGGTTAAGAGCATTGGTGAAGATTATGTGCTCAGCTGCTAAAAGGTgcatgaaggagaagaaaatgCACATTGGGCCATGGAGGAAACACAAGTACATGCAAGCTAAGTGGTTTGGCTCGTGCGAAAGCTCCACAATGGAACCACTTCTGGTAATGAACTTTGCTACTCGCCGACCAAAACCTAAGACTTCAATGTTGACTTTTGATTTATTATTGGATAACATTCAAGGCTTGCACTGTACTACAGTTGAAGTAGTGTGA
- the LOC114168650 gene encoding probable L-type lectin-domain containing receptor kinase VII.2 — MSNLLVSSLLLTTNLILLASVSSTEFIYNTNFNSTNTLLYGNATIESSILTLTNSSTFSVGRAFYPSKIPTKSSNSSTPLPFSTSFIFSIAPFKGLLPGHGFVFILTPSAGTTGVSSAQHLGLFNLTNNGDPNNHVFGIEFDVFDNQEFNDIDENHVGVDVNSLVSFTSHTAGFWGGNGGEKFEDLKLNNGENYQVWIDYLDSRVNVTMALAGQNRPNKPLISELIDLSEVLLDEMYVGFCGATGQLVESHKILAWSFSNSNVSIGDALVTTNLPSFVLPRESILRSKGFVAGITIGVLFVIGCAVVMFVYFLKRKRRKKKEEEENIEDWEVEYWPHRVRYEDIYAATEGFSDQNVIGFGGNGKVYKGLLQGVQVAVKRIPYDSEHGMREFLSEISSLGRLKHRNVVPLRGWCKKEKGSLILIYDYMDNGSLDKRIFDGDENTTFGWEERVKVLKDVAHGILYLHDGWEVKVLHRDIKSSNVLLDKDMNARLGDFGLATMHHHEQIGQTSQVIGTVGFMAPELVHTGRASTQSDVFSFGMLVLEVVCGRRPNEENKPTLVVWLMRLMERGEECSGIDERLKGRSECECKIDEVKRVLHLGLLCTHPDPHVRPSMRQVVKVLEGEDLDAGLVEKINSAAQYVGSFGNSIYPTIQDIFASRCSYSTVCDTEGR; from the coding sequence ATGTCAAACCTTCTCGTCTCTTCCCTTCTTCTCACCACAAACCTTATCCTTCTAGCCTCAGTTTCATCCACCGAGTTCATCTACAACACCAACTTCAACTCCACCAACACCCTTCTCTATGGCAACGCCACTATTGAATCTTCTATTCTCACCCTTACCAACAGTTCCACCTTCTCTGTGGGCCGTGCTTTCTACCCTTCCAAGATCCCCACCAAATCTTCAAACTCTTCAACCCCTCTACCTTTCTCAACCTCCTTCATTTTCTCCATTGCCCCATTCAAAGGCCTTCTCCCCGGCCATGGCTTTGTCTTCATATTGACACCTTCTGCAGGCACCACTGGGGTAAGTTCTGCTCAGCACCTGGGCCTCTTCAACTTGACCAACAATGGTGATCCCAACAACCATGTCTTTGGCATTGAGTTTGATGTGTTTGACAACCAAGAGTTCAATGACATCGACGAAAATCATGTGGGGGTGGACGTAAACTCTCTTGTTTCTTTTACTTCCCATACTGCTGGATTTTGGGGTGGGAACGGTGGTGAAAAGTTTGAGGATTTGAAGCTTAATAATGGTGAGAACTATCAAGTGTGGATTGACTATTTAGATTCTAGAGTTAATGTTACGATGGCTCTTGCAGGCCAAAATAGACCAAACAAGCCTTTGATTAGTGAGCTTATAGATCTTTCTGAAGTGCTTTTGGATGAAATGTATGTTGGGTTTTGTGGGGCAACAGGGCAGCTAGTGGAGAGTCACAAGATTTTGGCTTGGAGCTTCAGTAACTCAAATGTTTCTATTGGTGATGCTTTAGTTACTACGAATCTGCCTTCATTTGTGCTTCCCAGAGAATCTATTCTTAGGTCAAAAGGTTTTGTTGCAGGGATCACTATAGGTGTTTTGTTTGTCATCGGTTGTGCAGTTGTAATGTTTGTGTATTTtctcaaaagaaaaaggagaaaaaaaaaggaggagGAAGAAAACATTGAAGACTGGGAAGTAGAGTATTGGCCACACCGTGTAAGATATGAGGACATTTATGCAGCAACTGAAGGATTTTCAGACCAAAATGTAATTGGGTTTGGAGGGAATGGAAAAGTGTATAAAGGGCTTCTTCAAGGAGTACAAGTTGCAGTGAAAAGAATTCCTTATGACAGTGAACATGGAATGAGAGAGTTTCTGTCTGAGATTTCAAGTTTAGGCAGGTTGAAGCATAGGAATGTGGTTCCATTGAGAGGCTGGTGTAAGAAAGAGAAAGGGAGCTTGATTTTGATCTATGACTACATGGATAATGGAAGTTTagataaaagaatatttgaTGGTGATGAGAACACAACTTTTGGGTGGGAAGAGAGAGTGAAGGTGCTGAAGGATGTAGCTCATGGTATATTGTATTTGCATGATGGTTGGGAGGTGAAGGTGTTGCACAGAGACATCAAGTCAAGCAATGTGCTGCTTGATAAGGATATGAATGCAAGATTGGGGGATTTTGGACTAGCCACAATGCATCATCATGAGCAGATTGGTCAAACCTCACAAGTGATTGGAACTGTTGGTTTCATGGCACCAGAACTTGTTCATACAGGGAGAGCCTCAACTCAGAGTGATGTGTTCAGCTTTGGAATGTTGGTTTTGGAGGTGGTGTGTGGGAGAAGGCCTAATGAGGAGAACAAGCCAACCTTGGTTGTTTGGTTGATGAGGCTAATGGAGAGAGGAGAAGAGTGTTCTGGTATTGATGAAAGATTAAAAGGGAGAAGTGAATGTGAATGTAAGATTGATGAGGTTAAGAGGGTTCTTCATCTTGGTTTGTTGTGCACTCACCCTGATCCTCATGTTAGGCCAAGTATGAGACAGGTTGTGAAAGTGCTTGAGGGAGAGGATTTAGATGCAGGGTTGgttgagaaaataaattcaGCAGCTCAATATGTTGGGAGCTTTGGTAACAGCATTTACCCCACAATTCAGGATATTTTTGCCTCTCGCTGCTCCTACTCAACTGTGTGTGACACTGAGGGCAGATGA